The proteins below are encoded in one region of Saccopteryx leptura isolate mSacLep1 chromosome 1, mSacLep1_pri_phased_curated, whole genome shotgun sequence:
- the LOC136388609 gene encoding olfactory receptor 9I1-like, whose amino-acid sequence MGNNNLTTVTYFILMGFTDYPTLQILLFLVFLNFYLVTILGNVGMIILIQLDAQLHTPMYFFLSQLSLLDACYTSVITPQILATLATGKTVITYGQCAAQFFFFTICAGTECFLLAVMAYDRYVAVSNPLLYTVAMNPRICWRLVLGAYVCGMSGAILRTTCTFTLSFCDNNQIDFFFCDLPPLLKLTCSDTTNTETVILAFGNVILVNAFVILISYLFIIKAILRVKTSGGRAKSFSTCASHLTSVTLFFGTLIFMYIRSGSDKSLEEDKVVSVFYTVVIPMLNPLIYSLRNKEVKAAFKKVAGRLQVFQSM is encoded by the coding sequence ATGGGCAACAATAATCTCACCACAGTGACCTACTTCATTCTCATGGGCTTTACTGACTACCCCACGCTGCAGATTCTCCTCTTCCTGGTGTTCCTGAATTTCTATCTAGTCACCATTCTGGGGAATGTGGGGATGATTATTCTCATACAACTGGATGCCCAGCTCCACACCCCGATGTACTTCTTCCTGAGTCAGCTCTCCCTTCTGGATGCCTGCTACACCTCAGTCATCACCCCTCAGATCCTGGCCACACTGGCCACAGGCAAGACGGTCATCACCTATGGCCAATGTGCTGCCCAGTTCTTTTTCTTCACCATTTGTGCAGGTACAGAGTGTTTCCTGCTGGCGGTGATGGCCTATGACCGATATGTCGCTGTTAGCAACCCACTGCTCTACACTGTGGCCATGAATCCCAGAATCTGCTGGAGGTTAGTGTTGGGAGCCTACGTCTGCGGGATGTCAGGAGCCATTCTGCGTACCACATGtaccttcaccctctccttctgtGACAACAATCAGATCGACTTCTTCTTCTGTGACCTCCCACCCCTGCTGAAGCTTACCTGCAGTGACACAACAAACACTGAGACTGTCATTCTTGCCTTTGGCAATGTCATTTTGGTTAATGCCTTCGTCATCTTGATTTCCTACCTGTTCATCATCAAGGCCATTTTGAGAGTGAAAACTTCAGGTGGCAGAGCCAAGTCTTTCTCCACGTGTGCTTCCCATCTCACCTCTGTGACCCTCTTCTTTGGGACTCTCATCTTCATGTATATACGAAGTGGCTCAGACAAATCCCTGGAAGAAGACAAGGTTGTATCTGTCTTCTACACTGTGGTCATCCCCATGCTGAACCCTCTGATCTACAGCCTGAGAAACAAGGAGGTGAAAGCAGCCTTTAAAAAGGTCGCTGGTAGACTCCAGGTGTTTCAGAGCATGTAG
- the LOC136388610 gene encoding olfactory receptor 9I1-like, with product MGNNNLTTVTYFILMGFTGYPTLQILLLLVFLNFYLVTILGNVGMIILIQLDAQLHTPMYFFLSQLSLLDACYTSVITPQILATLATGKMVITYGQCAAQFFFFTICAGTECFLLAVMAYDRYVAVSNPLLYTVAVNPRICWRLVLGAYVCGMSGAILRTTCTFTLSFCDNNQIDFFFCDLPPLLKLACSDTINSEVIIVFFSNFVILANALVIVISYLLIIKALLRVKTSGGRAKSFSTCASHLTAVALFFGTLIFMYMHSGSDTSLEEDKVVSVFYTVVIPMLNPLIYSLRNKEVKAAFKRVAGRLQVFQSM from the coding sequence ATGGGCAACAATAATCTCACCACAGTGACCTACTTCATTCTCATGGGCTTTACCGGCTACCCCACGCTGCAGATTCTCCTCCTCCTGGTGTTTCTGAATTTCTATCTAGTCACCATTCTGGGGAATGTGGGGATGATTATTCTCATACAACTGGATGCCCAGCTCCACACCCCGATGTACTTCTTCCTGAGTCAGCTCTCCCTTCTGGATGCCTGCTACACCTCAGTCATCACCCCTCAGATCCTGGCCACACTGGCCACAGGCAAGATGGTCATCACCTATGGCCAATGTGCTGCCCAGTTCTTTTTCTTCACCATTTGTGCAGGTACAGAGTGTTTCCTGCTGGCAGTGATGGCCTATGACCGATATGTCGCTGTTAGCAACCCACTGCTCTACACTGTGGCCGTGAATCCCAGAATCTGCTGGAGGTTAGTGTTGGGAGCCTACGTCTGCGGGATGTCAGGAGCCATTCTGCGTACCACATGtaccttcaccctctccttctgtGACAACAATCAGATCGACTTCTTCTTCTGTGACCTCCCACCCCTGCTGAAGCTTGCCTGCAGTGACACAATAAACAGTGAAGTTATCATTGTCTTCTTCAGCAACTTTGTGATTTTGGCCAATGCTTTGGTCATTGTGATTTCCTACCTGCTCATCATCAAGGCCCTTTTGAGAGTGAAGACTTCAGGTGGCAGAGCCAAGTCTTTCTCCACATGTGCTTCCCATCTCACTGCTGTGGCCCTTTTCTTTGGGACCCTCATCTTCATGTATATGCACAGTGGCTCAGACACATCCCTGGAAGAAGACAAGGTTGTATCTGTCTTCTACACTGTGGTCATCCCCATGCTGAACCCTCTGATCTACAGCCTGAGAAACAAGGAGGTGAAAGCAGCCTTTAAAAGGGTCGCTGGTAGACTCCAGGTGTTTCAGAGCATGTAG